TTAAATCTATAAGCAGCGAGCTTAACGGCGAGAGGATCGATATCATCGTCTTTAATAACGATCCGCTCAAATATATAGTGAACGCGCTCTCTCCCGCGAAGGTCGTGCGGATAGAGCCGCTTCTTGACCAGGACCGTTCCGTCATCGCCTATGTCCGCTCCGACCAGCTCTCGCTCGCCATCGGCAAGGCGGGGCAGAACGTGCGTCTCGCGGCGCGCCTCACCGGCTGGAAGATCGACACTAAGGTCAAGGAAGAAGAGAAGCTGCCGACGATGAAGGATCTCTTCATGGATCTCTCCGAGATAATCGACGAGGATAATAAATAGGAGCGCCCCTATGGATAGGCAGAGTTCTCAGCCAGTGCTGAAAAAACAGAGGCCGCGGACCTGCGTCGGCTGCGGGGAGGAATCCCCGAAGCGTATCCTGCTGCGCGTTATCAGGACGCCAGAGGGAGAGGTGCGCTATGATCCTACGGGAAAGGCCAACGGCCGCGGCGCGTACGTCTGTGCCCGGCGTTCCTGTGTGGAGGCCGCGAAGAAGAAAAAATCCTTCTCGCGGGCGCTGAAGACAGAGGTCCCCGAGATCCTTTACACCGAGCTGCTGGAAAAATGCGGCGAAGAAGAGGCGGGCTAGGATGGGCGCTCCGGCATTGAGGGCGCTCAGTATGCTCAGCCTCGCGCGGCGGGCCCAGGAGCTGCTGATAGGCCAGGATAAGATATTTGAGGCGCTGCGCGGAGGGAAGAAGCTTGTGGTATTCGTGACGGAGGACTGCTCCGAAAACGTGCTTCGCAAGCTGCATTCTGCGGAAGAGCGCGGCGATTTGAATATATTCATATTAAAAGATACCGGAAGAGAGCTTCTTGGAAGACATCTGGGGATAAACGCCGCGCAGGCCGCGGCGCTTCCTGGGGGAAGCGGCTTTTCCGAAAAAATAGTTTCATTATTGAATGAAGACAGGAGTGATGCGGATGAGTAAAATCAGAGTATATGATCTTGCGAAGATGCTGGAAAAAAGCAACACGGAGATGGTGGAGATACTGAAAAAGCTCGGAGTCAGTATTAAATCGCATATGAGTTCGATAGACGAGGGGCTTATCCCGATGGTGGAGGAATCCCTTAAAGAGGAGAAAGAGGCCGCTACGCAGCAGGCAATAGAGGAAATATCGACCTACCCGACGGTGAATGTGCCTGAGGGAGCCTCTGTCTCAGACATCGCGGTGCTGATCGGTGAAAAGGCCGGCAGCGCGGTCAAGGCCCTGATGATCGAAGGGCTCATGATGCCGGCTACGACGCGGGCCGATGAAAAGGTGCTCCAAGTACTTGGCAAGACCTACAAGAGAAACTTCGTATTTGGCAAAGAGCCCGAAAAGACGGCGGAGCCCGAAACGGCGCCTGCCGCGCCTGCGGAAAAAGAACCGGCGCCTTCCGCGCAGCCGCTGTGTCCTCAGCCTGTCGCTAAAAAGGCGAAGGGCAAGGAAAAATCAAAGAAAAAACATAGCGGTACAGGGGAGGCGGAAACACGCCCGCCGATAATCACCGTCATGGGGCACGTCGACCATGGAAAGACGACGCTGCTTGACAATATCAGAAAGACCCATGTCACCGAAAAGGAGGCGGGCGGCATTACGCAGCACATTGGAGCCTCCCGCGTCGAATATAACGGCAACACGCTCGTATTCCTCGACACGCCGGGCCACGAAGCGTTCACCTCGATGCGCGCGCGCGGCGCTCAGGTCACGGATATCGTGATCCTCGTGGTCGCAGCTGACGACGGCATCAAGCCGCAGACGATCGAGGCGCTCAACCACGCGAAGGCGGCGGGGGTTCCCATCGTCGTCGCCGTAAATAAGATGGACAAGCCGGAGGCGAAACCCGAGAGGGTCCGCCAGCAGCTCTCAGACTATGGACTCGTTCCCGAAGAATGGGGCGGCGACACTATCATGGTGGACGTGGCTGCCAAACAGGGGCTTCACGTCGACGAGCTTCTCGAAATGCTGCTCATCGTCGCTGAAATGCAGGAGCTCAAGGCCGACCCGAAGGCCGCGCCTACGGGCACCGTCATCGAGGCGAACCTTGACAAGGGCAAGGGGCCCGTGGCCACAGTCATCGTCCAGGAGGGTACGCTGCACCGCGGCGACATCATCCACACCGGTACGGCGTGGGGCAAGATCCGCGCGATGATCGACGATAAGGGCAACAACGTGAACTCAGCCGGCCCCAGCATGCCGGTCGAGATCCTGGGGCTGGAAAACGTACCTCAGCCGGGAGAGAAGTTCACCACGCTCTCCACGGAGCGCGAGGCGCGCGACCTCATCTCGCAGAGCGAATTTGAGCGCCGCGAGACGGACCAGGGCAAGGCGAAGCGCCTTACGCTCGAAGAGCTCTACGAAAAGATGCAGACTGAGGAGATTCCGCAGCTGCGCATAGTCCTCAAGACGGATGTGCAGGGCTCGCTGGAAGCCTTCCATTCCTCTCTGATGAAGATGAGCACGAACGCGGTCTCCGTGAACATCGTGCACGAGGGCGTAGGCCGCATCTC
This genomic interval from Cloacibacillus sp. contains the following:
- a CDS encoding ribosomal L7Ae/L30e/S12e/Gadd45 family protein, with protein sequence MGAPALRALSMLSLARRAQELLIGQDKIFEALRGGKKLVVFVTEDCSENVLRKLHSAEERGDLNIFILKDTGRELLGRHLGINAAQAAALPGGSGFSEKIVSLLNEDRSDADE
- the infB gene encoding translation initiation factor IF-2, with the protein product MSKIRVYDLAKMLEKSNTEMVEILKKLGVSIKSHMSSIDEGLIPMVEESLKEEKEAATQQAIEEISTYPTVNVPEGASVSDIAVLIGEKAGSAVKALMIEGLMMPATTRADEKVLQVLGKTYKRNFVFGKEPEKTAEPETAPAAPAEKEPAPSAQPLCPQPVAKKAKGKEKSKKKHSGTGEAETRPPIITVMGHVDHGKTTLLDNIRKTHVTEKEAGGITQHIGASRVEYNGNTLVFLDTPGHEAFTSMRARGAQVTDIVILVVAADDGIKPQTIEALNHAKAAGVPIVVAVNKMDKPEAKPERVRQQLSDYGLVPEEWGGDTIMVDVAAKQGLHVDELLEMLLIVAEMQELKADPKAAPTGTVIEANLDKGKGPVATVIVQEGTLHRGDIIHTGTAWGKIRAMIDDKGNNVNSAGPSMPVEILGLENVPQPGEKFTTLSTEREARDLISQSEFERRETDQGKAKRLTLEELYEKMQTEEIPQLRIVLKTDVQGSLEAFHSSLMKMSTNAVSVNIVHEGVGRISESDVMLASASNAIIIGFNVRPDSNAKKIAENEGVQIRLYQVIYDMLDDVKAAMEGMLAPELREHTLGLAEIREIFRVPKIGNIAGCRITEGLMRRSAKVRLIRDGVVFWNGELSSLKHFKDDVREIKAGNECGLSFEKFQDFKVGDVIEAYEILKEKKTLE
- a CDS encoding YlxR family protein, which encodes MDRQSSQPVLKKQRPRTCVGCGEESPKRILLRVIRTPEGEVRYDPTGKANGRGAYVCARRSCVEAAKKKKSFSRALKTEVPEILYTELLEKCGEEEAG